Proteins encoded in a region of the Neodiprion virginianus isolate iyNeoVirg1 chromosome 2, iyNeoVirg1.1, whole genome shotgun sequence genome:
- the LOC124298808 gene encoding cytochrome P450 4C1-like, translating into MTAAVSISGFIVTSAILCGIISIVIYHLRRLRLYKQVSKFSGPPLLPFFGNALGFVGNTEDILMKIMELLNSYPSPFRVWLGHRLFFGVSNPEQMKRIFLSQKTIEKEDLYKFIRPWLGTGLFTAPASKWRVHRKLIMPTFNSRILESFVEVFAIQSKILNQQMEVELDGAEFDVFHYVSLCTLDIICETAMGVSVRAQTESSCRYVEATKSISSGIFRRMFQIWLHPDFIFERTQLGKTQKECVNYLHSLTEEVIQKKKKAYFQANGKPEKESRNGEFRRKAFLDLLMELTHNGEKFTDDELREEVDTMMLAGNDTTAIVNSFVMLMLASYPNVQNKVYEELYEIFGNDDNDERTVTHEDLPRMEYMERVIKETMRLFPIGPILVRAVTEDLDIGEHTLPAGSSVVLGILKAHRNEEFWPEPLKFDPDRFLPEEVAKRHPYCYVPFSAGPRNCLGIKYAMMAMKTLLSTVLRRYIIKKDDVQSIQDIKLKADLMLKPVKPITIRIEKRTTKINYI; encoded by the exons GAGAAGACTGCGTCTGTACAAACAGGTCTCAAAATTCAGCGGACCTCCGTTACTGCCGTTTTTCGGTAATGCCCTTGGATTCGTCGGAAATACCGAAG ACATCCTGATGAAGATTATGGAGCTTTTGAACTCGTATCCTTCCCCGTTTCGCGTCTGGCTTGGCCACCGATTGTTCTTCGGCGTTAGTAATCCCGAGCAAATGAAG AGGATTTTTCTCAGCCAAAAAACTATCGAAAAAGAAGACCTTTACAAGTTTATCCGGCCATGGTTAGGGACAGGATTGTTTACGGCCCCCG cATCGAAATGGCGTGTCCACCGGAAGCTCATAATGCCAACCTTTAACTCCCGAATCTTGGAATCATTCGTGGAAGTCTTTGCGATCCAGTCGAAAATATTGAATCAGCAAATGGAGGTTGAACTGGACGGGGCGGAATTCGACGTATTTCATTACGTGTCACTCTGTACGTTGGACATTATTTGCG AAACTGCAATGGGGGTGTCTGTGAGAGCACAAACCGAGTCCAGTTGTCGCTACGTTGAAGCTACAAAAAG TATCTCGAGCGGCATATTCAGAAGAATGTTCCAAATCTGGCTGCACCCAGATTTCATCTTTGAGCGGACACAACTTGGCAAAACTCAGAAAGAGTGCGTCAATTACTTGCACAGTCTTACCGAAGAG GTGAtacagaaaaagaagaaagcaTATTTCCAAGCCAATGGCAAGCCGGAAAAAGAGTCTC GTAACGGGGAATTTCGTAGAAAAGCTTTCTTAGATCTTCTCATGGAGTTGACTCataatggagaaaaatttacgGATGACGAACTACGTGAAGAAGTTGATACGATGATGCTTGCT GGAAATGATACAACAGCGATAGTAAATTCGTTCGTAATGTTGATGCTGGCTTCTTATCCAAACGTACAG AACAAAGTTTACGAAGAACTCTATGAGATTTTCGGAAATGATGATAACGACGAACGAACCGTGACACACGAAGACTTACCACGTATGGAATACATGGAACGTGTTATCAAAGAAACTATGCGGCTATTCCCCATCGGGCCAATTCTTGTTCGCGCAGTTACGGAAGATTTGGACATAG GTGAGCACACGTTACCAGCAGGGAGTTCAGTTGTTCTTGGAATCTTGAAAGCTCACAGAAACGAAGAGTTTTGGCCTGAGCCACTGAAATTTGATCCTGACAGGTTCCTACCCGAAGAAGTTGCGAAACGACATCCTTACTGTTACGTGCCATTCAGTGCCGGGCCGCGAAATTGTCTAG GTATAAAGTATGCCATGATGGCGATGAAGACACTCCTTTCGACGGTTCTACGAAGATACATCATCAAAAAAGATGATGTACAATCGATACAGGATATCAAACTGAAGGCAGACCTGATGTTGAAGCCGGTCAAACCGATCACGATAAGAATTGAGAAACGAAcgacaaaaattaattacatttgA